The Chroicocephalus ridibundus chromosome 3, bChrRid1.1, whole genome shotgun sequence genome has a segment encoding these proteins:
- the UTP25 gene encoding U3 small nucleolar RNA-associated protein 25 homolog: MGKRRGGRELLRSLSKRQKKHLREFGEEHPFYDKVSGRPEATQICELSENSDKSSAESDSETEVVQVSVYHKLLATLKTSPESESEEEDDESESEEAGESEAEMDSEGSQDTREADGGEEDKNDVPEQEEATDTAEQTLGQEQADGADTSCDPSHEVIEEFTDVKHESEFSLETNFMEEESGDCNADKRDSNSSQAFSEDPFKQHMDKELEEKEVEKMSTLPKTSSQSKWPRLGQLTFSSTLEKHKTLKADKEVDVKQLYLHKPLEYTWPKVNKQYLSSMNKPSDAFFTPLQRELFCIMNTYRDLFYPERNALTNGDEIQHAYCLHALNHVLKANAQVLSNNAKRRDQKPGPDNDDYRDQGLTRPKVLMIVPFRECALRIVHIFISLLEVNEKRKIDVSNKKRFKGEFGFDPEEKPPNLKRPEDYEAVFAGNIDDHFRIGVAILQKSMRLYAPFYSSDIIIASPLGMRTIIGAEGEKKRDFDFLSSIEILIIDQADIYLMQNWEHVLHLMKHINLLPLEPHGVDFSRVRMLNLNNWSKYYRQTLLFSALQDPQINSIFNKHCFNYMGQVAVRNVPLSGSISHVVVQLPHVFRRLEAENITSVIETRFQFFINKVLPEYRDAIMSHTLIYVPSYFDYVRLRNYFKKEDLNFTHICEYTKKGGVCRARRFFLKGEKQFLLLTERFHFYKRYVIKGIRNLIFYELPTYSHFYSEICNMMKATDNGADATWTCTVLYSKYDAQKLAAVVGIDRTAQMLQSKKDVHLFVTGENE; the protein is encoded by the exons ATGGGgaagcggcggggcgggcgggagctgCTGCGCAGCCTGAGCAAGAGGCAGAAGAAGCACCTGAGGGAGTTCGGGGAGGAGCACCCCTTCTATGACAA ggTGTCTGGAAGACCAGAAGCAACTCAAATCTGTGAACTG TCTGAGAATTCTGATAAATCAAGTGCAGAAAGCGATTCAGAGACTGAAGTGGTACAGGTCTCTGTATATCATAAGCTCCTGGCTACCCTGAAGACCTCTCCTGAGTCTGAGagtgaggaagaagatgatgaaaGTGAATCAGAAGAAGCTGGGGAAAGCGAGGCAGAAATGGACAGTGAAGGGTCCCAGGACACCAGAGAGGCAGATGGAGGTGAAGAAGATAAGAATGATGTACCGGAGCAGGAAGAAG CTACAGACACAGCAGAGCAGACGCTCGGCCAAGAGCAGGCTGATGGCGCAGATACCTCTTGTGACCCAAGTCATGAAGTAATTGAGGAGTTTACTGATGTGAAACACGAATCTGAATTTAGCTTGGAAACCAATTTCATGGAAGAGGAGAGTGGAGATTGCAACGCAGATAAGAGAGACAGCAATTCTTCACAAGCCTTTTCAGAAG ATCCATTTAAACAGCACATGGACAAAGAgcttgaagaaaaagaagtagaaaaaatgTCTACGCTTCCTAAAACTTCAAGTCAAAGCAAG tggccaAGGCTGGGCCAACtaactttttcttccactttggaGAAACATAAAACTTTGAAAGCAGACAAAGAAGTGGATGTGAAACAGCTTTATCTTCACAAGCCTTTAGAATATACTTGGCCAAAAGTGAATAAACAGTACCTGTCCTCAATGAACAAACCAAGCGATGCCTTTTTCACCCCGCTACAAAGAGAGCTCTTCTGTATCATGAATACATACCGGGACTTGTTCTATccagaaagaaatgctttaacaAATGGAGACGAAATCCAGCATGCTTACTGCTTGCATGCCTTGAACCATGTTCTGAAGGCAAATGCCCAGGTGCTCAGCAACAATGCCAAACGAAGGGACCAAAAGCCAGGGCCTGACAATGATGACTACAGGGACCAGGGGCTCACTAGACCTAAG GTGCTGATGATAGTGCCCTTCAGGGAATGCGCTTTGCGAATTGTGCATATTTTCATCAGTCTTCTTGAAgtgaatgaaaagagaaaaatagatgtAAGTAACAAAAAGCGCTTCAAAGGGGAGTTTGGCTTTGACCCAGAAGAGAAACCCCCCAACCTGAAAAGACCCGAAGATTATGAAGCCGTCTTTGCTGGCAACATTGATGACCACTTCAGAATTG GGGTTGCAATTCTTCAAAAGAGTATGAGACTGTATGCACCATTTTACTCATCGGATATCATCATTGCCTCTCCCCTGGGTATGAGGACTATTATTGGGGCggagggggagaagaagagagatTTTGATTTCCTATCATCAATAGAAATTCTCATAATTGATCAAGCAGATATTTACCTGATGCAGAATTGGGAACATGTTCTG CATCTGATGAAGCACATTAACCTGCTGCCTCTGGAGCCCCACGGGGTAGACTTTTCCCGAGTGCGAATGCTGAATCTCAATAACTGGTCCAAGTACTACCGCCAGACACTGCTGTTCAGCGCTCTTCAGGATCCCCAGATTAACTCCATCTTCAACAAACACTGCTTCAATTACATGGGGCAG GTGGCTGTCCGCAACGTACCACTCAGTGGCTCCATTAGCCACGTTGTGGTCCAGCTTCCTCATGTTTTTCGGAGGCTAGAAGCTGAAAATATAACTTCTGTGATAGAGACAAG GTTTCAGTTTTTCATCAACAAAGTTTTGCCTGAGTACCGCGATGCCATCATGTCGCACACGCTCATTTATGTTCCGTCATATTTTGACTATGTGCGTCTTCGAAATTACTTCAAGAAAGAGGATCTGAATTTTACTCACATTTGTGAATACACTAAGAAGGGTGGCGTCTGCAGAGCGAGACGGTTCTTTCTCAAGGGAGAGAAGCAGTTTTTATTGTTGACTGAGCGCTTCCACTTTTACAAAAG GTATGTGATAAAAGGCATCAGGAACCTCATTTTCTATGAGTTACCAACCTACTCCCACTTCTACAGTGAGATTTGTAATATGATGAAGGCCACAGACAACGGAGCGGATGCTACTTGGACCTGTACTGTGCTCTACTCCAAGTATGATGCTCAGAAATTGGCTGCGGTGGTTGGCATAGATCGCACAGCTCAAATGCTACAGTCCAAGAAAGATGTGCACCTCTTTGTTACGGGAGAAAATGAATAA
- the MRPS10 gene encoding small ribosomal subunit protein uS10m isoform X2, with protein sequence MQNQCFLPNSNLMRVQLAGSHVDTQEPKTNPLVSVSDEPETLYKRLSLLVKGHDKAVLDSYEYFAVLAAKELGISVEKVHKPPKKIERLTLLKSVHIYKKHRVQYEMRTHYMCLELKYLTSSTAAVYLEYVQRNLPEGVAMEVKKTKIEKIPEHIQKPVWDTLPQVEENEVRS encoded by the exons ATGCAAAACCAGTGTTTTCTTCC AAATTCCAACTTGATGAGAGTACAGCTGGCTGGATCCCATGTTGATACACAGGAGCCTAAGACTAATCCTTTG gtATCTGTTTCAGATGAGCCAGAAACACTGTACAAGAGATTGTCCCTTTTAGTTAAAGGCCATGATAAAGCTGTGTTGGACAGCTATGAGTATTTTGCAGTGCTTGCAGCAAAAGAACTTGGCATCTCTGTTGAAAAAGT ACATAAACCTCCAAAGAAGATAGAACGATTGACACTTTTAAAATCTGTACACATTTACAAGAAGCACAGAGTCCAATATGAAATGAGAACACATTACATGTGTTTAGAG TTAAAATATCTAACAAGCAGTACTGCTGCAGTTTACTTGGAATATGTTCAACGAAACTTACCTGAAGGGGTTGCCATGGAAGTAAAAAAG acTAAGATAGAGAAAATACCTGAGCACATTCAGAAACCAGTTTGGGATACGCTACCTCAGGTAGAAGAAAATGAAGTCAGGTCGTGA
- the MRPS10 gene encoding small ribosomal subunit protein uS10m isoform X1 — protein sequence MAAGCLWRRLCQGSAFPVNYASRIMQNQCFLPNSNLMRVQLAGSHVDTQEPKTNPLVSVSDEPETLYKRLSLLVKGHDKAVLDSYEYFAVLAAKELGISVEKVHKPPKKIERLTLLKSVHIYKKHRVQYEMRTHYMCLELKYLTSSTAAVYLEYVQRNLPEGVAMEVKKTKIEKIPEHIQKPVWDTLPQVEENEVRS from the exons atggcggcggggTGCTTGTGGCGGCGGCTCTGTCAG GGATCAGCTTTTCCTGTCAATTATGCAAGCAGAATTATGCAAAACCAGTGTTTTCTTCC AAATTCCAACTTGATGAGAGTACAGCTGGCTGGATCCCATGTTGATACACAGGAGCCTAAGACTAATCCTTTG gtATCTGTTTCAGATGAGCCAGAAACACTGTACAAGAGATTGTCCCTTTTAGTTAAAGGCCATGATAAAGCTGTGTTGGACAGCTATGAGTATTTTGCAGTGCTTGCAGCAAAAGAACTTGGCATCTCTGTTGAAAAAGT ACATAAACCTCCAAAGAAGATAGAACGATTGACACTTTTAAAATCTGTACACATTTACAAGAAGCACAGAGTCCAATATGAAATGAGAACACATTACATGTGTTTAGAG TTAAAATATCTAACAAGCAGTACTGCTGCAGTTTACTTGGAATATGTTCAACGAAACTTACCTGAAGGGGTTGCCATGGAAGTAAAAAAG acTAAGATAGAGAAAATACCTGAGCACATTCAGAAACCAGTTTGGGATACGCTACCTCAGGTAGAAGAAAATGAAGTCAGGTCGTGA